In Candidatus Nitrosarchaeum limnium SFB1, the following proteins share a genomic window:
- a CDS encoding hypothetical protein (hypothetical protein Nmar_1287), with translation MKCQECDATLNIPDDASVGEIISCSDCGADFEIAKKNGSIVELKQAETVGEDWGE, from the coding sequence ATGAAATGTCAAGAATGTGATGCAACTCTTAACATCCCAGACGATGCCTCTGTTGGAGAGATAATCTCTTGTTCTGATTGTGGTGCCGACTTTGAGATCGCAAAAAAAAATGGATCTATTGTTGAGCTAAAACAAGCAGAAACCGTAGGCGAAGACTGGGGAGAGTAA
- a CDS encoding lysine biosynthesis enzyme LysX: MSKICVVFDRLRTEEKMLEEEASNLGHHVVMQDAKITQVNTDSKKEDFDFGDVVLERCVSYFRGLHFTSCLEFMDVPVLNKFQVASMCGNKMFMTLMLKKHNVPTPKTYFSFTSESASENLEKVGYPLVIKPVIGSWGRGVMQLKDKDTADALFEIRDITDSPHDRIFYLQEVINRPPRDIRVITIDDEPIAAMYRKSSGGFKTNIALGADPELCEITKEIEEISTKASKAMGGGILGIDIMEDEKRGLVVHEVNNTVEFKGLSKVSRRNIPKEMVEYAFRYVRK; the protein is encoded by the coding sequence ATGTCAAAAATCTGTGTTGTATTTGACCGTCTAAGAACGGAAGAAAAGATGCTCGAAGAAGAGGCATCCAATCTAGGTCATCATGTAGTGATGCAGGATGCCAAGATTACTCAAGTCAATACAGACAGTAAAAAAGAAGATTTTGATTTTGGAGACGTTGTTTTAGAGAGATGTGTTAGTTACTTTAGAGGACTGCACTTTACATCTTGTCTAGAATTTATGGATGTTCCAGTGCTCAACAAGTTTCAAGTTGCAAGCATGTGCGGAAACAAAATGTTCATGACTTTAATGCTAAAAAAACATAATGTACCTACGCCAAAAACATATTTTTCATTCACAAGTGAGAGCGCTTCTGAAAACCTTGAAAAAGTTGGATATCCTTTGGTGATAAAACCAGTCATAGGAAGCTGGGGAAGAGGGGTAATGCAACTAAAAGACAAAGATACAGCAGATGCACTATTTGAGATCAGAGACATAACAGATAGTCCCCATGATAGAATATTCTACCTTCAAGAAGTTATCAACAGACCGCCACGAGACATTAGAGTGATTACAATTGATGATGAACCAATTGCTGCAATGTACAGAAAATCATCTGGAGGTTTTAAGACAAACATTGCACTTGGTGCAGATCCAGAGTTATGTGAGATCACAAAAGAGATCGAAGAAATATCAACAAAAGCATCCAAAGCCATGGGTGGTGGAATTTTAGGGATCGACATTATGGAAGACGAAAAACGCGGATTGGTTGTTCATGAAGTTAACAATACTGTAGAGTTTAAGGGACTCTCAAAAGTTTCTAGACGAAATATACCAAAAGAAATGGTAGAATACGCCTTCAGATATGTTAGGAAATAA
- a CDS encoding N-acetyl-gamma-glutamyl-phosphate reductase, producing MKVGVVGASGYVGGETLRLLVNHPDVEIAMVTSRQHVGEYLHRIQPSLKGFTDLTFSELDYDKMTDKCDLVFTAVPHGTATEIVKALYDRGLKVIDLSADYRLHNAADYDKWYGWEHPHPDYLPKSVFGVPELHREAIKKAQLVSCPGCMAVTSTLALAPLIRNDLIDIDHIIVDSKIGSSGAGSGSGTAHAMRAGVIRPYKPAKHRHTGEIEQELSEIAGKKIHVSMSPHAVDVVRGILCTNHTFMKKDLDEKEIWKIYRETYGQERFIRLIRDKKGLYKFPDPKFVVGSNFCDIGFDIDEENHRLIAISASDNLMKGAAGSAIQNMNVMCGFDEMDGLRYTPLTPV from the coding sequence ATGAAAGTCGGTGTTGTAGGTGCATCAGGATATGTCGGAGGAGAAACACTTCGTCTTTTAGTGAATCATCCAGATGTAGAGATCGCAATGGTTACATCACGACAGCATGTTGGCGAGTATCTTCATAGAATACAACCAAGTTTGAAAGGATTTACCGATCTTACTTTTTCGGAATTAGATTATGATAAAATGACTGATAAATGTGACCTGGTCTTTACAGCAGTACCACATGGGACTGCAACTGAAATTGTAAAAGCATTGTATGATAGAGGTCTAAAAGTTATTGATTTGAGTGCAGATTATAGATTACATAATGCTGCAGATTATGATAAGTGGTACGGATGGGAACACCCACACCCAGACTACTTGCCAAAATCAGTATTTGGAGTTCCAGAATTGCACAGAGAGGCAATCAAAAAAGCACAACTGGTATCTTGTCCTGGATGTATGGCAGTAACATCAACATTAGCACTTGCACCATTAATTAGAAATGATTTAATCGATATTGATCACATAATTGTAGATTCTAAGATTGGCTCATCAGGAGCAGGTTCTGGTTCAGGAACTGCACATGCAATGAGAGCAGGAGTCATCAGACCATACAAACCAGCAAAACACAGACACACTGGAGAAATAGAACAAGAGCTAAGTGAGATTGCCGGAAAGAAAATTCATGTCTCTATGAGTCCACATGCAGTGGATGTAGTTCGTGGAATTTTATGTACTAATCATACATTTATGAAAAAAGATTTGGATGAAAAAGAAATCTGGAAGATTTATCGTGAAACTTATGGTCAAGAAAGATTCATTCGATTGATTCGAGATAAAAAAGGACTTTACAAATTCCCAGATCCAAAATTTGTAGTTGGTTCAAACTTTTGTGACATTGGTTTTGACATTGATGAAGAAAACCACAGATTGATTGCTATTTCAGCATCGGACAACTTAATGAAAGGTGCAGCAGGTTCTGCCATACAAAACATGAATGTTATGTGTGGTTTTGATGAGATGGATGGTTTGAGATACACTCCATTAACTCCAGTATAG
- a CDS encoding acetylornithine and succinylornithine aminotransferase, giving the protein MTEDDFMGGLYQRFPVTIEKGVGAHVWDIDGKEYIDCMGGYGVAIVGHQNKRVVKAIKDQVDKIITVHSSLYNKTREEFLKTLIGLAPKGLTQVHLNNSGAEAIEAAIKFARKFTGKKGMVAMKGSYHGKSLGALSLTFNPKYKKAFEPLVEKVSFASFGDIESLRSTIDEDTAFVILEPIQGESGINVAPDGFLQEVRKICDEKGILLIFDEIQAGLGRTGRLWACEHWNTAPDILCLAKGIAGGVPMGATLVRPDILASMSKGEHSSTFGGNPLSCAAGIATLQALTQDGLIENSQKMGEFFREGLEKLKEKHPIIREIRGKGLMIGVELKFEVKDILMNLMKERVLMLYSGRNILRILPPLVITREDVTKVLETLDKVLTVEEKKINV; this is encoded by the coding sequence ATGACTGAAGACGACTTTATGGGAGGCCTGTATCAAAGGTTCCCAGTTACAATTGAAAAAGGAGTAGGAGCACATGTTTGGGATATTGATGGAAAAGAATACATCGATTGCATGGGAGGATATGGTGTTGCAATAGTTGGACATCAAAATAAAAGAGTTGTAAAAGCAATCAAAGATCAAGTAGACAAAATAATTACAGTTCACAGTTCATTGTACAACAAAACAAGAGAAGAGTTTCTCAAAACACTGATTGGACTTGCACCAAAAGGACTTACTCAAGTTCACCTAAACAATAGCGGTGCAGAAGCAATAGAAGCAGCTATAAAATTTGCAAGAAAGTTTACAGGTAAAAAAGGAATGGTTGCAATGAAAGGATCATACCATGGAAAATCATTAGGTGCATTATCATTAACATTTAATCCAAAATATAAAAAAGCATTTGAACCACTAGTTGAAAAAGTTTCATTTGCATCATTTGGAGATATTGAATCTCTTCGTTCAACAATTGATGAAGACACAGCATTTGTAATTTTAGAACCAATTCAAGGGGAAAGTGGAATCAATGTAGCACCGGACGGATTTTTACAAGAAGTAAGAAAGATTTGTGATGAAAAAGGAATTCTATTAATTTTTGACGAAATACAAGCAGGATTGGGTAGAACGGGACGATTATGGGCATGTGAACATTGGAATACAGCGCCAGACATTTTGTGTCTTGCAAAAGGAATTGCAGGTGGAGTCCCAATGGGTGCAACTTTAGTTAGACCAGACATTCTTGCTTCAATGAGTAAAGGAGAGCATTCATCTACATTTGGAGGAAATCCACTTTCTTGTGCAGCAGGTATTGCTACATTACAGGCACTTACTCAAGATGGCTTGATTGAAAACTCTCAAAAAATGGGAGAGTTCTTCAGAGAAGGTTTAGAGAAATTAAAAGAAAAGCATCCAATAATTAGAGAAATCAGAGGAAAGGGATTGATGATAGGTGTAGAATTGAAGTTTGAGGTAAAAGATATTCTAATGAATCTCATGAAGGAGAGGGTTCTCATGTTATATTCGGGAAGAAATATTCTTAGGATCTTGCCACCGCTAGTAATTACTAGAGAAGACGTAACGAAAGTTTTAGAAACCCTAGATAAAGTACTAACTGTAGAGGAGAAAAAAATTAATGTATAA
- a CDS encoding AsnC family transcription regulator, whose translation MYKDKIDEKIINFLKEDSRESFVDIGKKLKLSESAVRRRVKNLVDSGTIKRFTVEIGEENTTSAIVLISVDSATDTAKVSEKLVKLEGVKTVYEITGQYDITTIISATNISEINNSIDALRKIPGVIDSNTVIILRKVA comes from the coding sequence ATGTATAAAGATAAAATTGATGAAAAAATAATAAACTTTCTCAAAGAGGATTCTCGAGAATCATTTGTAGATATTGGAAAGAAGCTAAAATTATCAGAATCAGCAGTTAGACGAAGAGTAAAAAATTTGGTAGATAGTGGAACTATCAAAAGATTCACAGTTGAGATTGGAGAGGAGAACACTACAAGTGCAATTGTTTTGATATCCGTTGATTCTGCAACAGATACTGCCAAAGTTTCTGAGAAACTAGTAAAATTAGAAGGAGTAAAAACAGTTTACGAAATCACAGGTCAGTACGACATTACGACAATAATTAGTGCTACAAATATTTCTGAAATCAATAACAGCATTGATGCATTAAGAAAAATCCCAGGTGTGATTGACAGCAATACAGTCATCATACTTCGTAAAGTAGCATAA